AAGTTTTCCACAAACAGGTACAGCATGATCGTTGCGAGCAAGCGTGCGCCTAAGAGCATCACGCCCAGTTGGTGTGTCATGCTCGTCTCGTTGAATGCATTGTTCAGCATTATAGCGTGGCGGGCAAGCGCAATGGTTAATCTATCCGCAATGCGTACCGGCTTTGCTCGCCTTCAGATATTGACCATTTTTAATTTTTCTCGTATAGTCTGCGTAGGACACAGTTTCGAGTTTCGGGTTCCAAGTTCCGATCTTCGGGCTTCGAGTTGAGGCCCACACCTCCCGGCCTGGCGGCCCCTGGTGTGCCCAGAGGTCGCCCGTTCTTGGTTCTCGGTTCTCCCTCTTTGTTCTCGGTTCTTCCCTTTGTTCTGGCATTTGGTTCAGGGAGGTTTCAGGCATGTCCGACTCATCGTTTTCTCGTCGCTCGTTCCTCAAGATGTCGGTTGGCGTTGGCTCAAGCGTAGTAATCGGCGGCGTTGAGCTGCGCTTCGCGTCGCCCTCCTCCGCCTCGCCCGCGCCCGTCGATCTCGCCGCCGTCACCGCGCCGAACATCATCGGCTGCGATACCTGGGGCGCGCGACAGCCCACCGAGCCAATCACAGTGCTCTCCTCGAAGCCAACCAAGGTGATCGTGCATCATACCGCCACGTCGAACTCCACCGACTACTCGCTGGCGCATGCCTACTCGCTGGCGCGGGCGATCCAGAACTACCACATGGACAACAATGGCTGGATCGACACCGGGCAGCAGTTTACGATTAGCCGGGGCGGCTATGTGCTGGAAGGACGCCACCGCAGCCTTGAGGTGTTGCAGGGCGGCGTCAACCACGTGCGCGGCGCGCACTGCCTGAACCAGAACGATGTTGCCGTTGGGATCGAGAACGAGGGCACCTACATAACGGCAACACCGCCCCAGGCGCTCTACGATAAGCTCGTGGCGATGTGCGCCTACATCTGCCAGCAGTACGGCATTCCCAGCACGGAGATCTACGGCCACCGCGATTTCAACGCCACCGAGTGCCCCGGCGATAAGCTCTATGCCATGCTGCCGCAGCTCCGCAGCGATGTCGCGGCGCTGATCGGCGGTCCCACCCCGCGTGTCTGGCCGATCGTTCAGCGTGGGCACACCGGCGAGCGTGTCAAGACCGTGCAATACCTGCTGCGCGAGCACGGCCAGAGCCTGACGGTCGACGGCATCTTCGGCTCAGGCACCGAGCGCGCCGTCAAGAAGTTCCAGTCCTCCAAGGGCCTGACCGCCGATGGGATTGTGGGCGCGCAAACCTGGGAGGTGCTGGTGATCGTGACTAAGCAGGGCGATAGCGGCGACGCCGTGCGCGCCGTGCAGAGCCAGCTCGTCTCCAAAGGCTACAGCCTGGTGATCGACGGCATCTTCGGCCCGGCCACCGACAGCGCGGTCAGGAGCTTTCAGACCTCGCGCGGCCTGACC
The Herpetosiphonaceae bacterium genome window above contains:
- a CDS encoding N-acetylmuramoyl-L-alanine amidase, which codes for MSDSSFSRRSFLKMSVGVGSSVVIGGVELRFASPSSASPAPVDLAAVTAPNIIGCDTWGARQPTEPITVLSSKPTKVIVHHTATSNSTDYSLAHAYSLARAIQNYHMDNNGWIDTGQQFTISRGGYVLEGRHRSLEVLQGGVNHVRGAHCLNQNDVAVGIENEGTYITATPPQALYDKLVAMCAYICQQYGIPSTEIYGHRDFNATECPGDKLYAMLPQLRSDVAALIGGPTPRVWPIVQRGHTGERVKTVQYLLREHGQSLTVDGIFGSGTERAVKKFQSSKGLTADGIVGAQTWEVLVIVTKQGDSGDAVRAVQSQLVSKGYSLVIDGIFGPATDSAVRSFQTSRGLTVDGIVSLNTWNALVQ